The Geothrix sp. DNA segment GCCATCCAGCCCGTGGAACGCGCCATCGCCCGTGGCACCGCCGAGGTCGTCGAGCTCCTCAAGAAGGGCATGAGCGGCCTGGCCACCATCGGCGCGCTGGCCCCCTTCATCGGCCTGCTCGGCACCGTCATCGGCATCATCAAGGTCTTCTCCGACCTGAAGACCAAGGGCGCCGGCGACATCAACGCCCTGGCCGGCTCCATCGGTGAGGCCCTGGCCACCACCGCGCTCGGCCTGATCGTCGCCATCCCCGCCGTGTGGATCTACAACCTGCTGACCAACAAGCAGGACGTGGTCGTCACCAACATCAACAATGCCGCTTCCCAGATGATCGACGAGTTCATCCGTCGCGAGAGCCAGGGCTAATCTGACCATCCATCCCCGTCCGGGGGCGCAAGCCCCCGGGCCGTTCAAGGAGAACACACCATGGATGCAGGTGGTGGTAAGGCGGGTGGCGTCAAGTCCGACATCAACGTCACCCCGCTCGTGGACATCGTGCTGGTGCTGCTGATCATCTTTATCGTGATCACGCCCGCGGTGAACAGCAGCGTCAAGCTGCCGACTGCCAAGCACAGTCCGAAGGCAGAAAAGAACAAGGACGAGAAGTACCTCACGCTGATGCTCACGTCCAAGCGCAACGACAAGTGGGAAGTCATCGGCCCCGGCGCCATCCTCATCGACGACAAGGATGCGAAGGATCTGACGTTCTTCATCAACAATGAGGGCCAGCGTCAGCAGCTCGAGGATTTCATCAACCGCAATGTCTCCCAGCTGAGCCAGAAGGTCGTCTTCGTGAAGGCTGACGCGGACCTGCCTTTCAAGTACGTCAATGAGCTGTTCCAGGTCTGCCGGAAGGGTGGCGCCGATGAGGCGTCCATCGTGACCAGCGAAGACAAGACCGAAGAAAAGCCCGCAGGAGGCAAATAATGGATGCCGGTGGCGCTAAAGGAAAACAGAAGTCGGATATCAACGTCACTCCGTTGATCGACATCGTGCTGGTGCTCCTCATCGTCTTCATCGTGATGGTGCCCGGCCTCGACAAGGCCACCAAGGTGGTGGTCCCTCAGGTGGTCGTCCAGACCAAGGTGACTCCTCCCGATCCCAACAACATCCTGATCCAGATTGATCAGGATGGGACCATGACCCTCCAGCAGGACAAGATCGACATACAGGGTCTGAAGGATCGGCTCCCCGAGGCGGTGATGCTCCAGCCCCTCAACTACCGGAAGGTCTTCCTGAAGGTGGACGAGGATGTGAAGTTCCAGGCCATGGTGGACGTGCTCGACACGATCCGCGTCGCCTCCAACACCGCCAAGCAGAAGTCCCTGGAAAACGGGGACAAGTTCCTGGGCCAGGACGGCGGCGACGTGAAAGTGGCCGTCTCCTTGAAGAAGCG contains these protein-coding regions:
- a CDS encoding MotA/TolQ/ExbB proton channel family protein → MNLLSSPLLLALAEGGHDSFSPLELFKAASPANKGIIIILFILLGYQIYVTVERFVTYAQSNQASDKFLKLFMDTLRRGDFEAAKRAATTHNKSHVALVLKHGLDIFQYEKQLKTMNPNHDAIQPVERAIARGTAEVVELLKKGMSGLATIGALAPFIGLLGTVIGIIKVFSDLKTKGAGDINALAGSIGEALATTALGLIVAIPAVWIYNLLTNKQDVVVTNINNAASQMIDEFIRRESQG
- a CDS encoding ExbD/TolR family protein; translated protein: MDAGGGKAGGVKSDINVTPLVDIVLVLLIIFIVITPAVNSSVKLPTAKHSPKAEKNKDEKYLTLMLTSKRNDKWEVIGPGAILIDDKDAKDLTFFINNEGQRQQLEDFINRNVSQLSQKVVFVKADADLPFKYVNELFQVCRKGGADEASIVTSEDKTEEKPAGGK
- a CDS encoding ExbD/TolR family protein; translated protein: MDAGGAKGKQKSDINVTPLIDIVLVLLIVFIVMVPGLDKATKVVVPQVVVQTKVTPPDPNNILIQIDQDGTMTLQQDKIDIQGLKDRLPEAVMLQPLNYRKVFLKVDEDVKFQAMVDVLDTIRVASNTAKQKSLENGDKFLGQDGGDVKVAVSLKKRPASATAPVS